From Microcystis aeruginosa NIES-2549, a single genomic window includes:
- a CDS encoding glycerol-3-phosphate acyltransferase — protein sequence MTEIWGSLFIFLVCPIIGGLPLIDWINYLVTGRKLSQLGTGNIGVTAAFYHGGKLAGILAVISEAAKGIIVIFLTRFFFPTGSPWELLALIALVVGRYWLGKGAGTTNVFWGLIVHDFVAVFLTSIISGISFTIFREKSTGRLVGLFLLALILTLRRPHDLGYIITAIALACLLGAIFQKIADDLDLPEATVNNESKTMFRFFRGDRSIQTLDDNLAALKVGQKAATLSYLKRTGYPIPRGWILPPGDDPQPLIESLHPDINHPLVVRSSAIGEDSETASSAGQYTTILNVIDQENLAAAILSCQTSYNSPNAVNYRLDRGQENTAMAVLIQEQIRGVFSGVAFSRDPINPLSLDVVIEALPGDATRVVSGRITPESYRVNLEEDIIIGAGDIPPAIIQQVANLCRQLEALDHGIPQDIEWTHDGQKLWLLQCRPITNLQPIWTRKIAAEVIPGVIRPLPWSINRPLTCGVWGDIFSLVLGKKALDLDFNETATLHYQRAYFNASLLGTIFRRMGLPPESLEFLTKGSKFTKPPLTATLANSPGLLKLLGRELQLEKDFSQDQKNYFIPTLEKINATSLETLSSGEILEQIEEILNVLKKATYYSILAPLSFALRRSISRVPFEKLDNSQAPEIASMRSLSELRKNTLDRDFDSAFSLWLETYGYLSEVGTDISIPRWRENPQELLQLPLDSPGNNSHKKVKSSHTVQKRLNIKNQGTEIYSRLLAHLRWHFLALETLWLRQQILSETGDIFYLNYSEVIQLGQNNKIANLKQIIRQRRQQFQENSQLTDIPYIVYGQPPKKEFLVSNLTAKKRLQGIAASGGTVEGRVKIMPTLQNLEIAPNTILVIPYTDSGWSPLLSRAVGIIAEVGGQLSHGAIIAREYGIPAVMDVHHAMKLLKDGQLIRLDGTQGIIEIL from the coding sequence ATGACAGAAATTTGGGGATCCCTATTTATTTTTTTAGTCTGTCCCATAATCGGGGGATTGCCTCTGATCGATTGGATAAATTATCTAGTAACTGGACGTAAATTATCCCAATTAGGGACCGGTAATATCGGTGTAACTGCCGCCTTTTATCATGGGGGTAAATTAGCGGGAATTTTGGCGGTAATTTCGGAAGCAGCCAAGGGAATTATCGTTATTTTCCTAACCCGTTTCTTTTTTCCTACCGGCTCTCCTTGGGAATTATTAGCTTTAATTGCCTTAGTCGTGGGGCGCTATTGGTTAGGAAAAGGTGCAGGAACGACTAATGTTTTCTGGGGATTAATCGTTCACGATTTTGTCGCTGTTTTTCTCACCTCAATTATCAGTGGGATTAGCTTTACTATTTTTCGAGAAAAATCTACGGGTAGATTGGTAGGATTATTTTTATTAGCTTTAATTCTCACCTTGCGCCGTCCCCACGATTTAGGTTATATTATAACTGCCATTGCTTTAGCCTGTCTATTAGGGGCAATTTTTCAAAAAATAGCCGACGATTTAGACTTACCCGAAGCAACTGTTAACAATGAATCAAAAACTATGTTTCGTTTTTTTCGTGGAGATCGATCGATCCAAACTCTTGATGACAATCTAGCGGCTTTAAAAGTGGGACAAAAAGCCGCCACTCTATCCTATCTTAAGCGTACCGGTTATCCCATTCCTAGGGGTTGGATTTTACCACCAGGAGATGATCCACAACCCTTAATAGAATCTCTTCATCCTGATATTAATCATCCCTTAGTCGTGCGATCTTCCGCTATTGGAGAAGATAGTGAAACCGCTTCATCTGCGGGACAATATACTACAATTCTTAACGTCATCGATCAAGAAAATTTAGCGGCGGCGATTTTAAGTTGTCAAACCTCCTATAATAGTCCTAATGCCGTTAATTATCGACTCGATCGAGGTCAAGAAAACACGGCCATGGCTGTGTTAATTCAAGAACAAATTCGAGGAGTTTTTTCGGGGGTTGCCTTCAGTCGCGATCCGATTAATCCTCTCAGTTTAGATGTAGTTATTGAAGCTTTACCCGGAGATGCTACCAGAGTTGTATCGGGGAGAATCACCCCCGAAAGTTATCGAGTTAATTTAGAAGAAGATATCATCATCGGAGCGGGAGATATTCCCCCGGCTATTATTCAACAGGTAGCTAATCTTTGTCGGCAATTAGAAGCCCTTGATCATGGCATTCCCCAAGATATAGAATGGACTCATGACGGACAAAAATTATGGTTATTACAGTGCCGTCCTATCACCAATTTACAGCCAATTTGGACAAGAAAAATCGCGGCTGAAGTTATCCCAGGGGTAATTCGTCCCTTGCCTTGGTCAATTAATCGCCCCTTAACCTGTGGAGTTTGGGGAGATATTTTCAGTTTAGTTTTAGGCAAAAAAGCCCTCGATTTGGACTTCAATGAAACAGCCACTTTACACTATCAAAGAGCCTATTTTAATGCTTCTTTATTAGGAACAATTTTCCGTCGCATGGGATTACCTCCAGAAAGCTTAGAATTCCTGACCAAAGGGTCAAAGTTTACCAAACCACCTTTAACGGCAACCTTGGCTAATTCCCCCGGTTTATTAAAACTTTTAGGACGGGAATTACAGTTAGAAAAAGACTTTAGCCAAGATCAAAAAAACTATTTTATACCGACGCTCGAAAAAATTAACGCTACTTCCCTAGAAACTTTATCTTCTGGGGAGATTTTAGAGCAAATTGAGGAGATTTTAAACGTCTTAAAAAAAGCCACCTATTATAGTATTCTTGCCCCTCTTAGCTTCGCTTTGCGTCGCAGTATTTCCCGAGTACCTTTTGAGAAATTGGATAACTCCCAAGCACCAGAAATAGCCTCGATGCGATCGCTATCTGAACTGAGAAAAAATACGCTCGATCGAGATTTTGACTCGGCTTTTTCCCTCTGGTTAGAAACCTACGGTTATTTAAGCGAAGTGGGGACTGATATTTCGATACCGAGATGGCGAGAAAATCCCCAAGAGCTGCTACAACTACCCTTAGATAGTCCGGGCAATAATAGCCATAAAAAAGTTAAATCTTCCCATACTGTCCAAAAAAGATTAAATATCAAAAACCAAGGGACTGAAATTTACTCCCGTCTTTTAGCTCACCTACGCTGGCATTTTCTCGCTTTAGAAACCCTCTGGTTACGGCAGCAAATATTATCGGAGACGGGAGATATATTTTATCTAAATTACTCAGAAGTTATCCAGTTAGGTCAGAATAATAAAATCGCCAATCTTAAGCAAATTATCCGTCAGCGTCGCCAACAATTCCAAGAAAACTCTCAATTAACCGATATTCCCTATATCGTTTATGGACAACCCCCGAAAAAAGAATTTTTAGTCTCAAATTTAACTGCCAAAAAACGCTTACAGGGAATTGCCGCTAGTGGGGGGACCGTGGAGGGACGAGTCAAAATTATGCCAACCTTACAAAATCTAGAAATTGCCCCTAATACTATTCTCGTTATTCCCTATACTGACTCAGGATGGTCCCCTTTATTATCCCGGGCTGTGGGCATTATTGCCGAGGTGGGGGGACAATTATCCCATGGTGCTATTATTGCCAGAGAATACGGAATTCCGGCGGTTATGGATGTGCATCATGCCATGAAATTGTTAAAAGATGGTCAATTAATTCGTCTCGATGGCACTCAAGGAATTATTGAAATTCTCTAG